In Megalops cyprinoides isolate fMegCyp1 chromosome 25, fMegCyp1.pri, whole genome shotgun sequence, a single window of DNA contains:
- the c25h11orf98 gene encoding uncharacterized protein C11orf98 homolog yields MVSMAPGGKINRPKTDLGKKLFKRRRVLSREKRKKHKIVGAVVDKGLITVHHLKKRSSSSRANITLSGKKRRKLIKQLQHMDKEKASMEVEATSKKEAPVSNPARKGKKNTACQDVEMEDQDME; encoded by the exons ATGGTAAGCATGGCTCCAGGAGGGAAGATCAACAGACCGAAAACT GACCTTGGGAAGAAACTCTTTAAGCGCCGCAGGGTCTTGAGCAGGGAAAAACGGAAGAAGCACAAGATTGTGGGAGCGGTGGTGGACAAAGGGCTTATCACTGTTCACCATCTCAAGAAGAGAAG CTCCAGTTCGCGGGCGAATATTACCCTGTCTGGGAAGAAACGGCGCAAACTGATCAAGCAACTgcagcacatggacaaggagaAAGCTTCCATGGAAG TTGAGGCTACTTCCAAGAAGGAGGCACCTGTTTCCAACCCAGCCAGAAAAGGGAAGAAGAACACAGCTTGCCAGGATGTGGAAATGGAAGATCAGGACATGGAGTGA
- the mansc1 gene encoding MANSC domain-containing protein 1 — MAYTLTRPRVPSTPAASLLLLAVLMGAAASTPASASAMEQCLSKQHLNMIVNVRLALSGKTTVMDSCVSPTQQTCVQECCSKELVPGTRCNMAVYQLNKPPGSDNCYLFHCQREDDCPLVEMSGVNSYYILKGLDEYNPSNITTLLPVTTTLTEATATVKTSAPTTNPTTAATTTTTTTTMQPTTTTTTPSTTTTQPTTTTTATTPSTPATTTLISTPTPITTTTLAATLSTMAVTTTAATTAVTTTTATTPTTAPTTPTTTTTPTTTTTTPATTTTPATTTTTPATTTTLSTTTTTPATTTTAPTTATTVPTTVTTITSTTAEATTPTMQGIATSTTTTTVTQMTTVAIATKPNTTTKKQNKHSRKPAAKPASHTAKPLTDTTTTKAAAARKKPNTTPRPGSAPHKATTRRPTTAQKSVTTAAKPATTAPAPATTTTAPTTTPELTTQRTTTTPRTVTKKVAPPTVSPAHNQSLVPPLKRGVDPQGVLKTSLAAAVVVGLVFLSLAVALLGRKALESFNRRHYTRLELNDLQYDV, encoded by the exons ATGGCCTACACTCTGACCCGCCCTCGTGTCCCGAGCACACCGGCGGCCAGCCTCCTGCTCCTCGCTGTGCTCATGGGAGCGGCTGCCTCCACCCCAGCGTCCGCCTCGGCTATGGAGCAGTGCCTCTCCAAGCAGCACCTCAACATGATCGTCAATGTCAGGCTGGCTCTGTCCGGAAAGACAACAGTCATGGACTCATGTGTCAGCCCGACCCAACAGACGTGTGTCCAAGAATGCTGCTCCAAAGAGCTGGTCCCAG GTACCAGGTGCAACATGGCTGTGTACCAACTCAACAAACCACCTGGAAGTGACAACTGTTATTTATTCCATTGCCAGAGAGAGGATGACTGCCCTCTCGTAGAAATGAGTGGAGTAAACAGCTATTACATTCTTAAAG gTTTGGATGAGTACAACCCCAGCAATATAACCACACTGTTGCCTGTTACAACAACCTTAACAGAAGCCACTGCTACCGTGAAAACGTCTGCACCCACCACAAATCCAACAACTGCAGCTACCACCACAACAACCACCACCACTATGCAACCGaccaccactaccactacaCCATCCACTACCACCACTCAGCCAACTACTACCACCACAGCTACTACCCCTTCAACACCAGCTACTACTACTCTAATTAGCACTCCCACACCAATCACCACTACCACTCTCGCAGCTACTCTTTCAACAATGGCTGTCACCACCACAGCAGCTACCACTGCCGTAACAACAACCACTGCTACTACTCCAACTACAGCTCCCACAACACCAACTACTACAACTACTCCGACTACTACAACCACAACCCCAGCTACTACTACAACACCAGCTACTACAACCACAACACCAGCTACTACTACGACCCTGTCTACTACTACGACAACACCAGCCACTACCACTACAGCACCCACCACTGCTACTACAGTTCCAACCACGGTGACTACCATAACcagtacaacagcagaagcCACAACCCCCACAATGCAAGGAATTGCCACAAgcaccacaacaacaacagtcaCACAAATGACTACAGTTGCAATAGCCACTAAGCCAAACACAActaccaaaaaacaaaacaaacattcaagaAAGCCAGCCGCAAAGCCAGCTTCCCATACCGCAAAACCACTCACAGATACTACAACCACGAAAGCAGCCGCAGCTCGTAAAAAACCGAACACAACACCGAGACCAGGCTCGGCACCCCACAAAGCCACAACCAGAAGACCCACAACTGCTCAGAAATCTGTAACCACCGCTGCAAAACCAGCAACCACAGCCCCTGcaccagcaacaacaacaacggcACCAACAACAACGCCAGAACTAACAACCCAACGGACAACCACCACGCCAAGAACCGTCACAAAGAAAGTAGCCCCCCCTACTGTCAGCCCCGCCCACAATCAGAGTTTAGTCCCTCCCCTGAAGCGAGGCGTTGACCCGCAGGGGGTGCTGAAGACCAGCCTGGCAGCCGCCGTAGTGGTAGGACTGGTGTTCTTGAGTCTTGCTGTCGCACTGCTAGGAAGAAAAGCCCTGGAGTCTTTCAATCGACGACATTACACCAGACTGGAGCTCAACGACCTGCAGTATGACGTGTAA